Proteins from one Salvelinus namaycush isolate Seneca chromosome 34, SaNama_1.0, whole genome shotgun sequence genomic window:
- the LOC120028719 gene encoding RNA-binding protein 7-like isoform X2, producing MGVADEADRTLFVGNLDPKVTEELLFELFLQAGPMFKVKIPKDNDGKQKAFGFVCFKHEVSVPYGMNLLNGATLFGRTLKVQFRAGSSHINSPGNSQNQSPVNTPSPHGAGGRYDKSPDQGSIQRTFSSPDSLQRQAMMQQLLGVNGGFPAGGIGLLGQPPTQQLQSGGGGSWQQDSSSPRGNREGYQQDSGRDQRYPGGSETGSNRHHRSQRDDQRGEHYHHDDRSGSSGGGRNRDDRWRDGSRDGRWRRY from the exons ATGGGAGTAGCGGATGAAGCAGACCGGACTCTCTTTGTTGGAAATTTGGATCCAAAAGTGACGGAAGAACTTTTATTCGAGCTCTTTTTACAG GCAGGACCTATGTTCAAAGTGAAAATTCCAAAAGACAATGATGGAAAACAGAAAGCGTTTGGATTTGTCTGTTTCAAGCATGAGGTGTCTGTACCCTATGGCATGAACCTGCTCAATGGGGCAACTCTATTCGGAAGAACTCTCAAAGTACAGTTCAGAGCAG GAAGCAGTCACATTAACAGCCCAGGGAACTCCCAGAATCAAAGCCCTGTGAATACTCCCAGTCCACATGGGGCTGGGGGCAG ATATGACAAGAGCCCAGACCAGGGGTCCATCCAGAGGACCTTCTCCTCTCCTGATAGTCTGCAAAGACAGGCAATG ATGCAACAGCTCCTGGGCGTGAATGGAGGCTTCCCAGCCGGCGGCATCGGGCTTCTAGGGCAGCCACCAACACAGCAGCTacagagtggtggtggtgggtccTGGCAACAGGACAGCTCCTCACCTCGAGGCAACAGGGAGGGGTACCAGCAGGACAGCGGCAGGGACCAGCGCTACCCAGGAGGCTCTGAAACCGGCTCCAACCGGCACCACCGCAGCCAGCGAGATGACCAGCGAGGTGAACACTATCACCATGATGACAGGAGCGGGAGCAGCGGAGGCGGCCGTAACAGAGATGACAGGTGGAGGGATGGCTCCAGAGATGGTCGATGGAGACGATACTGA
- the LOC120028719 gene encoding RNA-binding protein 7-like isoform X1 produces the protein MGVADEADRTLFVGNLDPKVTEELLFELFLQAGPMFKVKIPKDNDGKQKAFGFVCFKHEVSVPYGMNLLNGATLFGRTLKVQFRAGSSHINSPGNSQNQSPVNTPSPHGAGGRYDKSPDQGSIQRTFSSPDSLQRQAMMNNMWQMQQLLGVNGGFPAGGIGLLGQPPTQQLQSGGGGSWQQDSSSPRGNREGYQQDSGRDQRYPGGSETGSNRHHRSQRDDQRGEHYHHDDRSGSSGGGRNRDDRWRDGSRDGRWRRY, from the exons ATGGGAGTAGCGGATGAAGCAGACCGGACTCTCTTTGTTGGAAATTTGGATCCAAAAGTGACGGAAGAACTTTTATTCGAGCTCTTTTTACAG GCAGGACCTATGTTCAAAGTGAAAATTCCAAAAGACAATGATGGAAAACAGAAAGCGTTTGGATTTGTCTGTTTCAAGCATGAGGTGTCTGTACCCTATGGCATGAACCTGCTCAATGGGGCAACTCTATTCGGAAGAACTCTCAAAGTACAGTTCAGAGCAG GAAGCAGTCACATTAACAGCCCAGGGAACTCCCAGAATCAAAGCCCTGTGAATACTCCCAGTCCACATGGGGCTGGGGGCAG ATATGACAAGAGCCCAGACCAGGGGTCCATCCAGAGGACCTTCTCCTCTCCTGATAGTCTGCAAAGACAGGCAATG ATGAACAACATGTGGCAGATGCAACAGCTCCTGGGCGTGAATGGAGGCTTCCCAGCCGGCGGCATCGGGCTTCTAGGGCAGCCACCAACACAGCAGCTacagagtggtggtggtgggtccTGGCAACAGGACAGCTCCTCACCTCGAGGCAACAGGGAGGGGTACCAGCAGGACAGCGGCAGGGACCAGCGCTACCCAGGAGGCTCTGAAACCGGCTCCAACCGGCACCACCGCAGCCAGCGAGATGACCAGCGAGGTGAACACTATCACCATGATGACAGGAGCGGGAGCAGCGGAGGCGGCCGTAACAGAGATGACAGGTGGAGGGATGGCTCCAGAGATGGTCGATGGAGACGATACTGA